Proteins encoded together in one Actinomycetota bacterium window:
- a CDS encoding polysaccharide deacetylase family protein has product MRGIVRSGVVVALVVLALGVPVDKILASRFGVCCRMPKVQSAVALTFDDGPDERYTPQILDILAAHQVRATFFVVGEHCERNPALVRRIIAEGHEIANHSQTHGDVSAMDAATLAREFEESQRTLHQLGVEPVWYRPPRGVLNAAQRRLASECGLRVALWSRVVERSRFRSAEEMAATLVGETLAGDILLSHDGRLDRTMTVEALPGLLGGLRAKGLDVVSLSELDARARTRAPGAAGQTP; this is encoded by the coding sequence ATGAGGGGGATCGTACGGTCGGGGGTCGTCGTGGCGCTGGTGGTTCTTGCGCTGGGCGTCCCCGTGGACAAGATTCTCGCGTCCCGCTTCGGCGTGTGTTGCCGCATGCCCAAGGTGCAAAGCGCCGTCGCACTCACCTTTGACGACGGACCTGACGAGCGCTACACACCGCAGATCCTCGACATCCTTGCAGCTCATCAGGTGCGTGCGACGTTCTTCGTAGTCGGCGAGCATTGTGAGCGGAATCCAGCGCTCGTGCGGCGCATCATCGCCGAGGGCCACGAGATTGCGAACCACTCGCAAACCCATGGAGATGTGTCTGCGATGGATGCCGCGACGCTCGCGCGAGAGTTTGAGGAGAGCCAACGCACTCTTCACCAGCTCGGTGTTGAGCCGGTGTGGTACCGGCCGCCGAGGGGAGTGCTGAACGCTGCACAAAGGAGGCTCGCATCAGAGTGCGGCCTGAGGGTCGCCTTGTGGTCGCGCGTCGTGGAACGCTCGCGGTTCCGCTCCGCCGAGGAGATGGCAGCCACGCTCGTTGGCGAGACACTCGCGGGTGACATCCTCCTGTCCCATGACGGGCGCCTGGACCGCACGATGACCGTCGAGGCGTTGCCGGGACTCCTTGGCGGGCTGCGGGCGAAGGGACTCGATGTCGTCTCGCTGAGCGAACTCGATGCGAGGGCGCGAACACGGGCGCCCGGCGCGGCGGGACAGACCCCCTGA
- the purQ gene encoding phosphoribosylformylglycinamidine synthase subunit PurQ produces the protein MRFGVVIFPGSNCEQDVIHAARHLGFEADFVWHGDTDLSGFDAIVLPGGFSYGDYIRCGAVAQFSPVMNAVGRFAERGGPVIGICNGFQILTEAHLLPGALLRNTGLKFICREVSLRVEDSVCQWIDMPAGTVVRIPINHNEGNFVCDEATRARLEAGGQIVLRYCEPDGTRDEDGSAPNGALDDIAGICNERGNVFGLMPHPERVVDAVTGGVDGQRFFTTIVARLAEVAG, from the coding sequence ATGCGCTTCGGTGTCGTCATCTTTCCGGGCTCGAACTGCGAGCAGGACGTGATCCACGCCGCTCGCCATCTCGGTTTCGAGGCCGATTTCGTGTGGCACGGTGACACCGACCTTTCCGGCTTCGACGCGATTGTCCTGCCCGGCGGCTTCTCCTACGGCGACTACATTCGCTGCGGCGCGGTCGCGCAGTTCTCACCGGTGATGAATGCGGTCGGGCGCTTCGCCGAGCGCGGCGGACCGGTCATCGGCATCTGCAACGGATTCCAGATACTCACGGAGGCTCACCTGCTGCCGGGCGCGCTCCTGCGCAACACGGGACTCAAGTTCATCTGCCGCGAAGTGTCGCTGCGTGTGGAAGATAGCGTTTGCCAGTGGATCGACATGCCGGCCGGCACCGTCGTGCGGATCCCGATCAACCACAACGAGGGCAACTTCGTCTGCGATGAGGCGACACGGGCCCGGCTCGAGGCGGGCGGTCAGATCGTGCTGCGCTACTGCGAGCCCGACGGCACGCGGGACGAGGACGGCAGCGCGCCGAACGGTGCACTCGACGACATCGCGGGCATCTGCAACGAGCGCGGCAACGTGTTCGGTCTCATGCCGCACCCCGAGCGCGTCGTTGACGCCGTGACCGGTGGCGTGGACGGGCAGCGATTCTTCACGACCATCGTCGCCAGGCTTGCGGAGGTCGCAGGGTAG
- a CDS encoding type II toxin-antitoxin system VapC family toxin, with the protein MSELPVFALDASVGVKWFKHEAGQDAALALLERAVRGEISLVAPTHFAHEVLSVVQRHYTSRDLVPAWERLQATDLALLPLTDEVVAETARQCELLGCSFYDALAPACASLLGATLATADSRAHGEYPDVLLVG; encoded by the coding sequence ATGAGCGAGCTTCCGGTATTCGCACTTGACGCTTCCGTGGGCGTGAAGTGGTTCAAGCATGAGGCAGGTCAGGATGCGGCTCTCGCGTTGCTGGAAAGAGCGGTTCGAGGCGAGATCTCTCTGGTTGCGCCCACGCACTTCGCGCACGAGGTGCTGTCTGTGGTGCAGCGACACTACACATCCCGGGATTTGGTTCCCGCCTGGGAGCGCCTGCAGGCCACAGACCTTGCGTTGCTCCCCCTCACCGACGAGGTCGTCGCAGAGACTGCGCGACAGTGCGAGCTCCTCGGCTGCTCCTTCTACGATGCACTGGCACCGGCGTGCGCGTCGCTTCTCGGAGCGACGCTTGCGACCGCCGATTCGCGTGCCCACGGTGAGTATCCGGATGTGTTGCTCGTGGGGTAG
- the purS gene encoding phosphoribosylformylglycinamidine synthase subunit PurS, with protein MAQYKVFVTYKKGIFDPPGATAERALANLGYAGIESVKIGKFIQIDADADLDTVRAMCEKLLANPVIEDFRIETVGEA; from the coding sequence ATGGCGCAATACAAGGTCTTTGTGACGTACAAGAAGGGCATCTTCGACCCTCCCGGTGCGACAGCCGAGCGGGCGCTCGCCAACCTCGGCTACGCGGGGATCGAGAGCGTGAAGATCGGCAAGTTCATCCAGATTGACGCCGACGCAGACCTCGATACGGTGCGCGCGATGTGCGAGAAGCTGCTTGCGAACCCGGTTATCGAGGACTTCCGCATCGAGACTGTTGGGGAGGCGTGA
- a CDS encoding CopG family transcriptional regulator — translation MSDTVKRMVRKQLNIEPTQDETLKVLARERGVSESELVREAIDAFVEADARGREHGEQTARIVDALFEEWDRAPFDLGSVRDSYRLGCYGD, via the coding sequence ATGTCCGATACGGTCAAGCGCATGGTGCGCAAGCAGCTCAACATCGAACCGACTCAAGATGAGACTCTCAAGGTGCTCGCGAGAGAACGCGGGGTCTCGGAGTCGGAACTGGTCCGCGAGGCGATCGATGCGTTCGTCGAGGCGGACGCGCGGGGCCGAGAGCACGGCGAGCAGACTGCGCGGATCGTCGATGCGCTCTTCGAGGAATGGGACAGAGCGCCGTTCGATCTCGGCAGCGTTCGCGACAGCTACCGGCTTGGTTGCTACGGTGACTGA
- a CDS encoding HAMP domain-containing sensor histidine kinase has product MKAPGRRGLGRRLALAFAVVAAFTAMLSAVILTAVWGGQFDAYVREGLQDTADGAATLLGRSYENSGGWTLQGFSEMPRFGMMSGLALQVLDARGSVIYDDTYHATMLGQSIAGVPSGYREPQGPVVTSPIVAQEEIVGVVRMWSLSPQGLLTENDWRFRRSSFQGLITAALISVFGASLAGLVFAMTIVRPLDKITATAERLRAGDRHARTELDGEDSIGVLGRTFDEMADAIEADREMERRLTADVAHELRTPLQAIQATVEAMQDGVMPADEEHLGTVRNETVRLARLADGILELTRLERGSTPMSLERIDLAGPVRMAVDAHRALFESCGLTLAEEIESGLMVDGDSDRLTQAVGNLISNACRYTPSGGVVTVTLGRDGDRALIEVADTGIGIAEEDLERVFSRFWRADGARDRASGGLGIGLAVVKEIVERHGGSVEAANRAGGGSVFAVRVPLAGLPEPSKPPARRR; this is encoded by the coding sequence ATGAAGGCCCCGGGACGCCGAGGTCTCGGGCGACGCTTGGCGCTCGCCTTTGCGGTAGTCGCCGCATTCACGGCGATGCTGTCGGCGGTCATCCTCACAGCCGTGTGGGGCGGGCAGTTCGATGCCTACGTTCGCGAAGGCCTTCAGGACACTGCGGACGGCGCGGCGACCCTCCTTGGCAGGTCATACGAGAACTCCGGAGGGTGGACGCTGCAGGGATTCTCCGAGATGCCGCGCTTCGGCATGATGAGCGGGCTCGCGCTCCAGGTGCTCGATGCGCGCGGGAGCGTCATCTACGACGACACGTACCACGCGACCATGTTGGGCCAGTCGATCGCGGGCGTGCCATCTGGCTACCGCGAGCCGCAGGGGCCCGTCGTGACCTCGCCCATCGTGGCTCAGGAAGAGATCGTCGGGGTTGTGCGCATGTGGTCACTGTCTCCGCAGGGGTTGCTGACCGAGAACGACTGGCGATTCCGCCGGTCGAGCTTCCAGGGACTCATCACTGCCGCGCTGATCTCGGTGTTCGGCGCGTCGCTTGCCGGCCTCGTGTTCGCGATGACGATAGTGCGGCCGCTCGACAAGATCACGGCGACCGCGGAGCGGCTACGTGCTGGCGACCGGCACGCACGCACGGAACTCGACGGAGAGGACTCCATCGGCGTGCTCGGCCGGACGTTCGACGAGATGGCCGACGCCATCGAGGCCGACCGAGAGATGGAGCGGCGGCTCACGGCCGACGTCGCCCACGAACTGCGCACGCCACTGCAGGCCATTCAGGCGACCGTCGAAGCGATGCAGGATGGCGTCATGCCTGCCGATGAGGAGCACCTCGGCACGGTGCGCAACGAGACGGTTCGTCTCGCACGCCTGGCCGACGGCATCCTCGAGCTGACGCGCCTCGAGCGCGGCAGCACCCCGATGAGCCTCGAGCGCATCGACCTCGCGGGCCCGGTTCGCATGGCGGTCGACGCGCACCGCGCGCTCTTCGAGTCCTGTGGTCTCACCCTGGCCGAGGAGATCGAGTCCGGCCTCATGGTGGACGGCGACTCCGACCGCCTCACGCAGGCGGTCGGCAACCTCATCTCGAACGCGTGTCGCTACACGCCGTCGGGCGGCGTCGTGACGGTCACGTTGGGTCGCGACGGGGACCGCGCTCTTATCGAGGTCGCGGACACCGGGATCGGCATCGCCGAGGAAGATCTCGAGCGCGTGTTCTCGCGCTTCTGGCGCGCGGACGGAGCACGCGATCGCGCAAGCGGCGGGCTCGGCATTGGGCTGGCGGTCGTCAAGGAGATCGTCGAGCGCCACGGCGGGAGCGTGGAGGCCGCGAACCGCGCCGGGGGCGGCAGTGTGTTCGCGGTCCGCGTCCCGCTGGCGGGTCTGCCTGAACCATCCAAGCCGCCCGCTCGTCGCCGATAG
- a CDS encoding phosphoribosylaminoimidazolesuccinocarboxamide synthase: MTQPQGLSPDSQGKVRDLYDLGDRLLLVASDRISAFDVVLPEPIPYKGEVLTKLSLFWFELLGDIVANHLLSTDVADLPEQFTAHADYLRGRFMLVRKATVFPIECIVRGYLAGSGLKEYQREGTVCGIQLPEGLVESSRLDEPIFTPSTKAEIGEHDENIDFERMVEVIGLPYAEELRDKTVAVYSAAREHAASRGIIIADTKFEFGLIDGQVTLIDEVLTPDSSRFWPADDYESGRGQASFDKQYVRDWLESIGWDKTPPPPALPADIVEGTSARYIQAYELITGRTFVPEGDA; the protein is encoded by the coding sequence GTGACGCAGCCGCAGGGCCTTAGTCCCGACTCTCAAGGCAAAGTCCGCGATCTATACGATCTTGGCGACAGACTGCTGCTTGTCGCCTCGGACCGCATCAGCGCGTTCGACGTGGTCCTGCCGGAGCCGATTCCATACAAAGGCGAAGTCCTCACGAAGCTCTCTCTGTTCTGGTTCGAGCTCCTTGGCGACATAGTGGCGAACCACTTGCTCTCGACCGATGTCGCAGATTTGCCCGAGCAGTTCACTGCGCACGCCGACTACCTGCGCGGACGCTTCATGCTTGTGCGCAAGGCGACAGTCTTCCCGATAGAGTGCATCGTGCGTGGCTATCTCGCCGGCTCGGGGCTGAAGGAGTACCAGCGCGAGGGCACCGTCTGCGGCATCCAGCTGCCGGAAGGCCTCGTGGAATCGAGCCGCCTCGACGAGCCGATCTTCACGCCGTCGACCAAGGCGGAGATCGGCGAACACGACGAGAACATCGACTTCGAGCGCATGGTCGAGGTCATCGGACTCCCGTACGCCGAGGAGCTGCGCGACAAGACCGTCGCCGTCTACTCGGCGGCACGCGAGCATGCGGCCTCCCGCGGGATCATCATCGCCGACACGAAGTTCGAGTTCGGACTCATCGACGGACAGGTCACGCTCATCGATGAGGTGCTCACACCGGACTCGAGCCGGTTCTGGCCAGCCGACGACTACGAGTCTGGCCGAGGACAGGCGAGTTTCGACAAGCAATACGTGCGCGACTGGCTCGAGAGCATCGGCTGGGACAAGACCCCGCCTCCGCCGGCGCTGCCTGCCGACATCGTGGAGGGAACCAGTGCTCGCTATATCCAGGCCTACGAACTCATCACAGGCCGAACGTTCGTCCCGGAAGGGGATGCCTGA
- the purL gene encoding phosphoribosylformylglycinamidine synthase subunit PurL: MPESLSPELAPQLAEELGLKLAEYEHIVEILGRVPSVTELYMYSLMWSEHCSYKHSRKALRMFPTTGAHVLQGPGENAGVISVGDGWAVAFKMESHNHPSAIEPYQGAATGIGGIIRDIFTMGARPIASLDSLRFGTLDNPRQRYLFEGAVAGIGGYGNCLGVPTVGGEVYFEEAYEGNCLINAMSIGLMREENLMRAVAAGPGNLVVLIGSTTGRDGIGGASTLASQEFDERAEDKRPSVQVGDPFEEKLLIEACLELLDGNLLVALGDLGAAGLTSSASEMASRGGVGLEIDVAKVPQREDAMQPFEIMVSESQERMLAVVTPENLDAARAVCDKWGLLSTVIGQVTDTGRFVVTQGGEVVADVPASTLADDAPIYDPPKERPAYLDKVQAFDPHSLMHPESVAELTQTLLRILASPNICSRRWIWEQYDHQVMANSVVLPGSDAAVLRIGDTGRGEMTDRAIAVSSDCNGRYCYLDPYLGAQIALAEAARNVACSGGEPAAITDCLNFGSPEKPEVFWTFFEAVRGMSDACKAWEIPVISGNVSFYNESFGQPIYPTPTVGLVGLLDHLDQHCTMSFKVEGDVVVLVGETHDELGGSEYLKVLHDTVAGRPPALDLELESDVADAVRDAIRAGLARSAHDCSEGGIAVALAESCIAGGIGCDVRIDDELPAISSLFSESQSRIVLTVAQRDVEALLGILEQRLVPYAVIGAVGGSRLHIREKVDVDVETLRRAWEPTLERLVHGEIQPEELYEG; this comes from the coding sequence ATGCCGGAGTCCCTCTCCCCCGAACTCGCCCCCCAACTTGCCGAAGAACTCGGCCTCAAGCTCGCGGAATACGAACACATCGTCGAGATTCTGGGACGCGTCCCATCGGTGACCGAGCTGTATATGTACTCGCTCATGTGGAGCGAGCATTGCAGCTACAAGCACTCGCGCAAGGCACTGCGAATGTTCCCGACAACCGGCGCGCACGTGCTTCAGGGTCCGGGCGAGAACGCCGGCGTGATCAGCGTGGGCGACGGCTGGGCGGTCGCGTTCAAGATGGAGTCGCACAACCACCCGAGCGCCATCGAGCCCTACCAGGGTGCCGCAACCGGTATCGGCGGCATCATCCGCGACATCTTCACGATGGGCGCGCGCCCGATCGCGAGTCTCGACTCCCTGCGCTTCGGCACCCTCGACAACCCCCGCCAGCGCTATCTCTTCGAGGGCGCCGTTGCCGGTATTGGCGGCTACGGCAACTGCCTTGGCGTACCCACAGTCGGCGGCGAGGTCTACTTCGAGGAAGCCTACGAGGGCAACTGCCTCATCAACGCGATGTCGATCGGCCTCATGCGCGAGGAGAACCTCATGCGCGCAGTGGCGGCGGGTCCCGGCAACCTGGTAGTGCTCATCGGCTCGACGACAGGTCGGGACGGCATCGGAGGCGCGTCGACGCTTGCGAGTCAGGAGTTCGACGAGCGTGCCGAGGACAAGCGGCCAAGCGTGCAGGTCGGCGACCCGTTCGAGGAGAAGCTGCTCATCGAGGCGTGCCTGGAGCTTCTGGACGGCAATCTGCTTGTGGCGCTCGGCGACCTCGGCGCGGCTGGGCTCACCTCCTCGGCCAGTGAGATGGCGAGCCGCGGCGGTGTCGGGCTTGAGATCGACGTGGCCAAGGTGCCGCAGCGCGAGGACGCGATGCAGCCGTTCGAGATCATGGTCTCCGAGTCGCAGGAGCGCATGCTGGCGGTCGTGACGCCGGAGAACCTGGACGCTGCGCGCGCGGTTTGCGACAAGTGGGGTCTGCTGTCGACTGTCATTGGCCAGGTCACAGACACCGGCCGCTTCGTGGTGACGCAGGGTGGCGAGGTAGTCGCGGACGTGCCCGCCTCCACGCTCGCCGATGACGCGCCTATCTACGATCCTCCCAAGGAGCGGCCGGCGTATCTCGACAAGGTTCAGGCGTTCGATCCGCACTCGCTCATGCACCCCGAGTCGGTCGCCGAGCTCACGCAGACGCTCCTTCGCATCCTCGCGAGTCCGAACATCTGCTCGCGCCGCTGGATCTGGGAGCAGTACGACCACCAGGTGATGGCGAACTCGGTCGTGCTTCCGGGTAGTGACGCCGCGGTCCTGCGAATCGGTGACACCGGCCGAGGAGAGATGACCGATCGCGCGATCGCCGTAAGTAGTGACTGCAACGGCCGCTATTGCTATCTGGACCCGTACTTGGGAGCCCAGATCGCTCTGGCCGAGGCGGCGCGCAACGTTGCGTGCTCCGGCGGCGAGCCCGCGGCCATCACCGATTGCCTGAACTTCGGTTCGCCCGAGAAGCCTGAGGTATTCTGGACGTTCTTCGAGGCCGTCCGGGGCATGTCCGACGCATGCAAGGCGTGGGAGATTCCGGTCATCTCCGGGAACGTGAGCTTCTACAACGAGAGCTTCGGCCAGCCCATCTACCCGACGCCGACCGTTGGGCTCGTCGGCTTGCTCGACCACCTGGACCAGCACTGTACGATGTCTTTCAAGGTCGAAGGCGACGTTGTGGTGCTGGTGGGCGAAACCCATGACGAGCTGGGCGGCAGCGAGTATTTGAAGGTGCTGCACGACACGGTCGCCGGACGCCCGCCGGCGCTCGACCTGGAGCTCGAGTCCGACGTGGCTGACGCGGTTCGCGACGCGATTCGCGCAGGCCTTGCGAGGTCGGCCCACGACTGCTCCGAGGGTGGCATCGCTGTCGCGCTCGCCGAGAGCTGCATCGCGGGCGGCATCGGTTGCGACGTGCGCATCGACGACGAGCTGCCCGCGATCTCAAGCCTGTTCTCGGAGTCTCAGAGCCGCATCGTACTCACGGTGGCGCAGCGCGACGTGGAGGCGCTCCTTGGCATACTGGAGCAGCGGTTGGTGCCGTACGCTGTGATCGGCGCGGTGGGAGGATCGCGGCTCCACATCCGCGAGAAGGTCGACGTGGACGTCGAGACGTTGCGGCGGGCATGGGAACCCACGCTTGAGCGGCTCGTCCACGGAGAGATCCAGCCGGAGGAGCTGTACGAGGGATAG
- a CDS encoding PIN domain-containing protein yields the protein MTDLRCLIDTNVLVYARSTASGPEERAKCERARSVVRACARAGIGVLSTQVLVETFDVFTRGTVRSSDRAAVLGHVTGLAAAFQVLATDAQTVLLAGDCSRRRGLRIFDALLWAVAYANGVRMVLSEDFSHRSEVDGVSFIDPFAADFAFAELGLRAE from the coding sequence GTGACTGATTTGCGTTGTCTCATCGACACCAACGTTCTGGTCTATGCGCGAAGCACGGCATCTGGCCCGGAAGAGCGTGCCAAGTGCGAACGGGCCCGGTCGGTGGTGAGGGCATGTGCCCGCGCGGGCATTGGCGTGCTGAGCACGCAGGTGCTCGTCGAGACGTTCGACGTCTTCACTCGCGGCACCGTGAGGTCGAGCGATCGAGCGGCGGTCCTTGGTCATGTTACGGGACTCGCCGCGGCCTTTCAGGTGCTCGCAACCGACGCGCAGACGGTCTTGCTGGCGGGAGACTGTTCGCGCAGACGGGGGTTGCGGATCTTCGACGCGCTCCTATGGGCAGTCGCATACGCGAACGGCGTCCGCATGGTCCTCTCCGAGGACTTCTCCCACCGCAGCGAGGTCGACGGGGTGTCGTTCATCGACCCGTTCGCGGCCGACTTCGCGTTTGCAGAGCTGGGGCTGCGGGCTGAGTAG
- a CDS encoding DUF3221 domain-containing protein has protein sequence MSRTPRILIAALAALVLTAAVVGCTAAPPSEPPSITGTVTQYMADGTGGGSFLIENGTPGSSGYNVASVHVDSKTEIFDAKDNPATFADISQASKLEVWFTGPVAESYPVQATAGSIRILGE, from the coding sequence ATGTCCCGCACGCCGCGCATCCTCATTGCTGCACTTGCCGCGCTCGTGTTGACCGCAGCCGTCGTCGGCTGCACCGCCGCACCGCCGAGCGAGCCACCAAGCATCACCGGGACCGTCACGCAGTACATGGCCGACGGCACCGGAGGCGGCAGCTTCCTCATCGAGAACGGCACGCCCGGTTCCAGCGGGTACAACGTGGCCAGCGTCCACGTCGACTCCAAGACCGAGATCTTCGACGCCAAGGACAACCCCGCCACCTTCGCCGACATCTCCCAAGCCTCGAAGCTCGAGGTGTGGTTCACCGGCCCCGTTGCCGAGTCCTACCCGGTGCAGGCTACGGCGGGGAGCATCCGCATCCTTGGCGAGTAG
- a CDS encoding ribbon-helix-helix protein, CopG family, translating into MAVDKFSISLPRELVSNVDEIASADGLTRSAVIREATASYVAERRSGEYERRRRERMAAAQEGFDAIAGAWGSDETPGIAYLRELRGEAPGPSDDESVSAGE; encoded by the coding sequence ATGGCTGTCGACAAGTTCAGCATCTCGCTTCCGCGAGAGCTCGTCTCGAACGTGGACGAGATCGCCTCGGCGGACGGGCTCACGCGGAGCGCGGTCATTCGCGAGGCGACGGCCAGCTACGTAGCCGAGCGCCGGAGTGGGGAGTACGAGCGGCGTCGTCGGGAGCGGATGGCTGCCGCGCAGGAGGGATTCGATGCGATCGCAGGCGCCTGGGGATCGGACGAAACTCCCGGGATCGCATACCTGCGCGAGCTGCGAGGCGAGGCGCCTGGGCCGTCGGACGACGAGTCGGTGTCGGCTGGTGAGTGA
- a CDS encoding ribbon-helix-helix domain-containing protein, whose protein sequence is MTAKVTVSLPDELLERLDGEAAEQRTSRSELVQESLAAYLGKTADERADETRRRRMLDALEGMRTFHVGREVMDDRPSLEILREVRETDDAAPPRDVRKDRG, encoded by the coding sequence ATGACTGCGAAAGTCACGGTGTCCTTGCCCGACGAGCTGCTCGAGCGACTCGATGGCGAAGCTGCCGAGCAGAGAACCTCGCGCAGCGAACTCGTGCAGGAATCGCTCGCAGCCTATCTCGGCAAGACCGCCGATGAGCGTGCCGACGAGACCCGCCGCCGCCGTATGCTGGACGCGCTCGAGGGGATGCGGACATTCCACGTCGGACGCGAGGTGATGGACGATCGACCGTCGCTCGAGATCCTTCGCGAGGTGCGCGAGACGGACGACGCCGCGCCTCCGCGAGACGTCCGCAAGGATCGAGGATGA
- a CDS encoding type II toxin-antitoxin system VapC family toxin has translation MSDERRLVVLDSSVGVKWIKPEPGRETAMELLARHGEGSLRIVVASHFVHEVVGVAVRHGGPETGRQAWASLQLADLTVIGLDEEVAEAAFDQCRLLGCSFYDALAPALAERLGAILHSADARAHRRFAGVALVE, from the coding sequence GTGAGTGACGAGCGGCGTCTCGTGGTCCTCGACTCCTCGGTCGGGGTGAAGTGGATCAAGCCGGAGCCGGGGCGCGAGACGGCGATGGAGCTTCTCGCGCGTCATGGCGAGGGTTCGCTCCGAATCGTGGTGGCCTCGCACTTCGTGCATGAGGTCGTGGGCGTCGCCGTTCGCCACGGTGGCCCCGAGACGGGGCGCCAGGCATGGGCGAGTCTGCAGCTGGCGGATCTCACCGTGATCGGCCTTGACGAGGAGGTCGCCGAAGCAGCTTTCGACCAATGCCGGTTGCTGGGGTGTTCCTTCTACGATGCACTCGCTCCGGCGCTCGCCGAGCGTCTCGGAGCGATCCTGCACTCGGCGGACGCCCGCGCGCATCGGCGATTTGCGGGTGTTGCTCTCGTGGAATGA
- a CDS encoding response regulator transcription factor, translating to MSTTRRVLVVEDEKAIREAVTAYLEKEGYWVTGAADGIAAIDAFDQHSFDLVVLDLMLPKASGEEVCRTIRDVSDVPIIMLTAKGELEDRVAGLELGADDYLVKPFSPRELVARVRALLRRAHVGAEPQRDRLVHGSLEVDVAAHKAFIGEEELDLTASEFKLLMTLARYPGRVYSRMELVEKVLGYDFEGYERTIDSHVKNLRAKLHDDPKQPTFIYTVHGVGYRFEPAEDDD from the coding sequence ATGTCCACAACGCGACGCGTACTTGTCGTCGAGGACGAGAAGGCCATCCGAGAAGCAGTCACTGCCTATCTCGAGAAGGAAGGCTACTGGGTCACCGGAGCCGCCGATGGCATCGCCGCGATTGATGCTTTCGACCAGCATTCCTTCGACCTAGTCGTTCTCGACCTCATGCTCCCGAAGGCTTCCGGCGAAGAGGTCTGCCGCACCATCCGGGACGTTTCCGACGTGCCTATCATCATGCTCACCGCAAAAGGCGAGCTCGAGGACCGGGTCGCCGGTCTGGAGCTCGGTGCCGACGACTACCTCGTCAAGCCGTTCTCGCCGCGCGAGCTGGTGGCGAGGGTACGGGCACTGCTACGCCGCGCGCACGTTGGCGCCGAACCTCAGCGCGACCGGCTGGTCCACGGCTCCCTCGAGGTCGACGTCGCGGCGCACAAGGCGTTCATTGGCGAGGAAGAGCTCGACCTGACCGCGAGTGAGTTCAAGCTGCTCATGACACTTGCGCGCTATCCGGGCCGCGTGTATTCGCGCATGGAGCTCGTCGAGAAGGTCCTTGGCTATGACTTCGAGGGCTACGAGCGCACGATCGACTCCCACGTGAAGAACCTGCGCGCCAAGTTGCATGACGACCCCAAGCAGCCGACGTTCATCTACACCGTTCACGGTGTCGGCTACCGCTTCGAGCCTGCCGAGGACGACGACTGA